A window of Bombyx mori chromosome 2, ASM3026992v2 contains these coding sequences:
- the LOC101739619 gene encoding aspartate--tRNA ligase, cytoplasmic, with translation MVKSEDPSIVVGDAAASKKAAKKAAKTAEKQQKKAEHKASSAQPSTESEPDFSEGLYGNMKMIQSSGEHRDRVYTDVENLSIKMDGQTVWVRARLQTSRAKGKQCFAVLRQTSSTVQLLVSVNEQRKISKQMVKFTGNITRESIVDVEASVVRTAAPVESCTIKDVELVAHQIWTVSSARSQLPLQIEDAARPEKSDEPEALKIRVNQDTRLDNRVLDLRTPANQAVFRIEAGVCRLFRDILTKKGFVEIHTPKIISAASEGGANVFTVSYFKSSAYLAQSPQLYKQMAIAADFDKVFTVGAVFRAEDSNTHRHLTEFVGLDLEMSFKQHYHEVLDTIGGTFTEMFRGLRDQFASEIATVGQQYRVEPFKFLDPPLKLEFPQAVQMLKEAGVSVGDEDDLSTPDEKLLGRLVRAKYDTDFYILDKYPLAVRPFYTMPDPGNPKYSNSYDMFMRGEEILSGAQRIHDPDLLAERARLHGVDTSKIAAYIESFRLGCPPHAGGGIGLERVVMLYLGLDNIRKTSMFPRDPKRVTP, from the exons ATGGTTAAATCGGAAGATCCATCTATAGTTGTTGGGGATGCGGCGGCCAGTAAGAAGGCAGCCAAAAAAGCTGCCAAAACCGCTgagaaacaacaaaagaaagCCGAGCATAAG GCTTCATCAGCTCAGCCATCAACGGAATCAGAGCCTGACTTCTCAGAAGGACTTTATGGGAATATGAAAATGATCCAATCGTCAGGTGAACATCGTGACAGGGTTTACACTGATGTTGAAAATTTGAGTATCAAAATGGACGGTCAAACTGTTTGGGTTAGAG CTCGTCTACAAACTTCTCGAGCTAAAGgcaagcagtgcttcgctgtgCTGAGGCAGACCTCGAGCACAGTTCAGCTGCTGGTTAGCGTTAACGAGCAACGGAAGATCAGCAAACAGATGGTCAAATTCACCGGCAA CATCACGAGAGAGTCGATAGTCGACGTGGAGGCTTCGGTCGTGAGGACGGCCGCCCCAGTCGAATCGTGCACAATTAAGGACGTGGAACTGGTGGCTCATCAGATATGGACGGTATCGAGCGCCAGATCCCAGCTTCCTCTGCAGATCGAGGACGCGGCCAGACCGGAGAAGAGTGAT GAGCCGGAAGCCTTGAAGATCCGCGTGAACCAGGACACCCGGCTCGACAATCGGGTTTTGGATCTGCGCACGCCGGCTAACCAGGCCGTCTTCAGGATCGAGGCCGGGGTCTGCAGGCTCTTCAGGGATATCCTCACGAAGAAAG GCTTCGTCGAGATCCACACGCCGAAGATTATATCTgccgcgtccgagggcggcgcTAACGTGTTCACCGTCTCCTACTTCAAGTCCTCGGCGTATCTCGCGCAGAGCCCTCAGCTATACAAGCAGATGGCGATCGCGGCGGACTTCGACAAG GTGTTCACGGTTGGGGCTGTGTTCAGAGCCGAAGACTCGAACACCCACCGTCACCTCACCGAGTTTGTGGGGCTCGACCTAGAGATGTCCTTCAAGCAGCACTACCACGAGGTCCTGGACACCATAGGGGGCACATTCACGGAGATGTTCCGGGGGCTAAGGGACCA GTTTGCCTCCGAGATAGCGACTGTGGGTCAACAGTACCGGGTGGAACCCTTCAAATTCTTGGATCCTCCCCTGAAGCTGGAGTTTCCGCAGGCCGTCCAGATGCTGAAGGAAGCTG GAGTGTCTGTTGGAGACGAGGACGACCTGTCCACTCCGGACGAGAAGCTCCTGGGCAGGCTGGTGCGGGCCAAGTACGACACGGACTTCTATATCCTGGACAAATATCCTCTCGCCGTCCGACCCTTCTACACCATGCCGGATCCCGGGAACCCT AAATATTCGAATTCGTACGACATGTTCATGCGCGGAGAGGAGATACTTAGCGGCGCCCAGCGGATCCACGACCCGGACCTCCTCGCCGAGCGCGCGCGCCTCCACGGCGTCG ACACGAGCAAGATAGCGGCGTACATCGAGTCGTTCCGGCTGGGCTGCCCCCCGCACGCAG GTGGCGGGATAGGTCTGGAGCGCGTCGTGATGCTGTATCTGGGTCTGGACAACATCAGAAAGACCTCAATGTTCCCGAGAGACCCGAAACGCGTCACGCCGTAA
- the LOC101736498 gene encoding zinc transporter foi: MSHHLVTVCMFCLLCAAHTCGSHVDIQTDGVSAHEPRLETTDHMPLELEEKRRLDSRNRYHQKLQKIRQKDRLKRDAKNVDPELYVAQIFGMYGDAASMTMNLTGFNKMLEELDLHKLIDGGQTTDSTAYFHVQTSKDEEVVSCVNSSELVTTVNTRLKPHDHGHGHEDHTHSDHDHELLISKDTLRSVCPILLYQKLANTSIERSGCVKETNLLVRHHRDLEEKENAYTKNMFAVWLYSSLSITAISACGLLGVAVIPVMHKTYYNHLLQFLVALAVGTLCGDALLHLMPHAMSPMHDHEGGGHAVAEMSHDDGMWKGFAAMLGVVFFYFTEKGLTVVVEWRKRRQKLEEDKLPTRVRVLKDETVGGCSGGSKAPITNTTSNSLMKIFKRDEKGDPTTKTCKHKYSEYPYCYDEIDTDTHDEHHLRDGIPPSPKAKHNSVSVVSSNALNPEGKEEPTAKDWLLKAETTPAVVEMNNIKHKEDGSKDLKDGGSYTVILREHSRAHHGHSHAHGHVHAPPSSIASVAWMVIMGDGLHNFTDGMAIGAAFASSIAGGFSTAIAVLCHELPHELGDFAVLLKAGMSVKRAVCYNILSSALCLAGMVCGVLAGHAPSATRWLFAVAAGMFLYIALVDMMPELSTSHSNEGTLCQCVLQLMGLASGIGIMLVIALYEDDLKNLFG, encoded by the exons ATGTCACATCATTTGGTGACAGTTTGCATGTTTTGTCTACTGTGCGCCGCCCACACTTGCGGCTCCCACGTGGACATACAGACAGATGGAGTCTCGGCACACGAACCGAGGCTCGAGACCACGGACCACATGCCCCTCGAATTAGAAGAGAAAAGGAGGCTGGATTCGAGGAACCGCTACCATCAGAAGCTTCAGAAGATCAGACAGAAGGATCGCTTGAAGAGGGACGCGAAGAATGTCGACCCTGAGTTGTATGTAGCCCAGATATTCGGCATGTACGGGGACGCCGCTAGTATGACCATGAACCTGACCGGCTTCAACAAGATGCTTGAAGAGCTAGACCTGCATAAGCTGATCGATGGTGGCCAAACGACCGACAGCACGGCCTACTTCCACGTTCAGACGTCGAAGGATGAAGAAGTTGTCAGC TGCGTTAACAGTTCAGAACTGGTTACAACGGTGAACACGAGGTTAAAGCCCCACGACCATGGCCACGGTCACGAGGATCACACCCACAGCGACCACGACCACGAACTCCTAATATCCAAAGACACGTTGAGGTCAGTCTGTCCAATATTGCTGTACCAGAAACTAGCAAACACGTCGATAGAACGTTCTGGATGCGTCAAAGAAACGAATCTACTGGTTCGCCACCACCGAGACTTGGAAGAGAAGGAGAACGCGTACACGAAAAACATGTTCGCGGTCTGGCTGTATTCATCCCTGAGCATAACCGCGATCAGCGCCTGTGGTCTCCTAGGCGTGGCGGTCATCCCTGTCATGCACAAGACTTATTATAACCATCTGCTGCAGTTTCTGGTGGCTCTGGCCGTAGGGACGCTGTGCGGGGACGCCTTGCTGCACCTGATGCCTCACGCGATGAGTCCCATGCACGACCACGAGGGCGGTGGACATGCGGTGGCGGAAATGTCGCACGACGACGGAATGTGGAAGGGATTCGCCGCCATGCTGGGCGTTGTGTTCTTCTATTTCACAGAGAAGGGATTAACGGTTGTCGTTGAGTGGAGGAAACGCAGGCAGAAGTTGGAGGAAGACAAACTTCCGACCAGAGTGCGCGTCCTTAAGGACGAGACGGTCGGGGGATGTTCGGGTGGTTCAAAAGCTCCCATAACGAACACAACTTCGAACAGTCTCATGAAGATCTTTAAGCGGGACGAAAAGGGAGATCCCACAACGAAAACTTGCAAGCACAAATACTCTGAATATCCTTATTGTTATGATGAAATCGATACGGATACTCACGACGAGCACCATCTGAGGGACGGTATACCGCCCAGCCCTAAAGCGAAGCACAACTCCGTAAGCGTGGTCTCGTCCAACGCCCTCAATCCTGAGGGCAAAGAGGAACCCACAGCCAAGGACTGGCTGCTGAAAGCCGAGACCACTCCTGCTGTTGTCGAAATGAACAATATCAAACACAAAGAAGACGGGTCCAAGGATCTGAAGGATGGCGGCAGTTACACAGTTATATTGAG GGAACATTCTAGAGCGCACCACGGTCACTCCCATGCCCATGGGCACGTGCACGCTCCACCGTCGTCGATAGCGTCCGTGGCCTGGATGGTGATCATGGGTGACGGCCTCCACAATTTCACAGACGGCATGGCCATTG GCGCAGCGTTCGCATCCAGCATAGCAGGTGGATTCTCGACCGCCATCGCGGTGCTCTGCCATGAACTTCCTCACGAGCTGG GCGATTTCGCGGTGTTACTGAAGGCGGGCATGTCTGTTAAGCGTGCTGTCTGCTACAACATACTGTCGTCGGCTCTGTGCTTGGCGGGGATGGTCTGCGGGGTCCTGGCCGGGCACGCCCCCTCGGCAACCAGGTGGCTATTCGCAGTGGCAGCTGGCATGTTCCTCTACATAGCCCTCGTTGATATG ATGCCTGAACTTAGCACGTCTCACAGCAACGAGGGTACGCTATGCCAATGTGTGCTGCAACTGATGGGTCTAGCCAGCGGCATCGGTATAATGCTGGTCATCGCTCTATACGAAGACGACCTCAAAAACCTGTTCGGCTGA